CACAGTACCACGGGACAGTTTGACCATGCCCTCGCTCTGGAAATACCGCAACATCCGGGTGATGACTTCCCGGTGAGAGCCGAGGTGGTTGGCAATGATTTCATGGGTGATTTTTAATTCGCTTGTGTTTTCAATGGTAGATTCCTCAAGTAAAAAAGCGGCTACCCGTTTATCAAGGCTTTTCCACATAATCTGTTCCATAAGCCACATTACATCGGAAAACCGACTTGCCATCAGTTCGTTGGTGTAGTTTGCAACCGGTGCAGATTCTTCCATAATGCTCTTGTAAATCTCAGAGGGGATCACCCACAGTTCCGTATCTTTTTCCGCCTCAATCGTGATTTCAAACTGAATAGAGCGCATGATGCAGGAGGCAGAGAACAGACACATATCCCGATCAAACAAACGATAGAGGCTAATCTCCCGTCCTTCATCGGAAAGAATATAGGCACGAAGCTGTCCGCTTCTTACCAGCAGAAGACCGGTACACTCCACAGTTCCGTTGTGAATCACAGTCCCTTTGTCCACTTTTCGTAAAACTGCATTTCGCTCCAAAATCTGCTGCTGGGTCGGTGTCAGTTTGTTCCAAATTGGAAAATAAGATGAAAAATCCATGGGTACACCTCCTTGAATACACATAGTATAAAATAATTTATAGCATATGTCAATAACTCCATTGACATATGGGAAAGGGAGATGTACAATGATCGTATAAATGGCATATGCCGCAAATAATGTGGAGGTGAATCTATGCCAAGACCGAGAAAATGTAGAAAAGTATGTTGTCTGCCAGATAATGATGGTTTTGTTCCGGTTCGTGGCGGCGAGGAACTGACTCCCATTGTCCTGAATGTGGATGAGTATGAAGCTATTCGTCTGATTGACCGTGAAGGTTTTTCTCAAGAGCAATGCGGAGAGTATATGCATATTGCCAGAACAACGGTTCAGCAGATTTATGCAGCTGCCCGCAAAAAACTGGCCGATACGCTGGTTGAGGGACTTCCTCTGCGAATCGAGGGAGGGGATTTTACACTCTGTAGCGGTAACAGCGCAGCCTACGGGTGCAGAAATTGCTATCAGCAAAAAATCCATCCGATGCACAAAAAACCGAAAGGAGATCATATTATGAGAATCGCAGTTACTTACGAAAACGGAGAAATCTTTCAGCACTTCGGTCACACCGAACAGTTCAAAATCTATGATGTGGAAAATGGAAATATCATTTCGTCTGAGATTGTGGATGCGGGCACCAGCGGCCATGGTGCGCTGGCAGGAGTTCTGAGCGCCCTGAAGGTGGATGCCCTGATCTGTGGCGGTATTGGCGGCGGTGCACAGATAGCACTCAGCGATGCGGGTATCCGACTTTACGGTGGTGTTTCCGGAAGCGCTGATGTAGCAGCAGAAGCGCTGGTAGCAGGTGAGCTGGACTTCAATCCAAATGTCCGGTGTGATCATCACGACCACCATGGGGAAGGCCACTCTTGCGGTTCCCACAGCTGCGATCATCACTCCTGCGGCTAAATAGGTGATAAAGTCACGGAATTTGTGTCGTGATTTGGTAAAATATAGACACAGGAGGCGGTAAAATCTATGAAACAATATGTTTGCAGCATTTGTGGCTACGTTCACGATGAAGCTGTCGGTGATCCTGACAATGGAATTGCACCCGGCACAAAATGGGAAGACCTTCCTGAGGATTTTGAGTGCCCTCTGTGCAGCGTAGGAAAAGATCAGTTCTCTTATGAATAACCCGTAAATTCTGTAGTAAAAACAAATCATGTAAAGGAGAGTAACTATGAACGCAAAATTTTATATCTGCCGTCATTGCGGCAATCTGGTTGGTATGATTCACGACGCAGGTGTTCCCATGATGTGTTGTGGTCAGAAAATGGAAGCTCTTGAGCCTAACACCGTAGAAGCCAGCGGCGAAAAGCATCTGCCTGCTGTTACTGTTGAAGATGGTGCAATCCATGTCAATGTGGGTTCTGTAGATCATCCTATGCTTCCGGAGCATTTCATTGAGTGGGTCTATGTTCAGACCGAAAACGGTGGTCAGCGTAAGGTATTGAAGCCCGGTGACGAACCCCATGTCACCTTCTTCCTGGGAGACGATAAAGCAGTAGCTGTCTATGCTTATTGCAACCTCCACGGCCTGTGGAAAACTGAAATTTAACATGGAGGTTCTTGCAAATGAACGAAAAAGTACATGCGCTTATCAATCAACAGATAAATAAGGAATTCTATTCCGCATACCTTTATCTTGATTTTTCAAACTATTTCGAGGAAGCCGGGCTTGACGGCTTTGCCAACTGGTATAAAATCCAGGCTCAGGAAGAGCGTGACCACGCCATGCTTTTCTATCAATACCTGCAAAACGAAAACCAGAAGGTAACGCTCGAAGCCATTGACAAGCCTGATCTGAATGCAGCTTGCCATATGGATGTTTTGAAGGCAGGTCTTGAGCACGAAAAATATGTGACCTCGCTGATTAATGATATCTATAGTGAGGCTTACGAAGCAAGGGATTTCCGTACCATGCAGTTCCTCGATTGGTTTGTGAAAGAACAAGGTGAAGAAGAAACCAATGCAAATAATTTGATTTCCAAAATTGAACTCTTTGGCTCCGATCCCAAGAGCTTGTATATGCTCAATCAGGAATTGGCAACACGAATTTACTCTGCTCCTTCTTTGGTTCTTTAATCACTATAGCCTATAGATGATGGAAGCATAAAAGGCAGTATGCCGCCTGTCGGTTTCCGGCAGGCGGTTTTTTTACAGGAGGATACCTATGAGTCAAGACAATGCCAGCTTTACCTTTTTTACATCGCATAGAGGAAGTAGAACTGAACATTGAGGATGGACGCTGGCAATCTGCTTTGGCATTGGCGCTGACTTTGCCCGATATTTGCGGCGGCATTGCTTTCCCAGAAATTGTAAAACGTTATCGGGATGGGCGTGCTGTTCTGGACAGAAATCAGAGACCAACCCGTGATGTAGGAAATCAATATATTCGTTGGTTTGATACATACGCAGCACCTTTCTTTAAAGTCTCTGCGCAGGATATCTCTCCCTATATCTGCGGAGAACGATGCTGGCAGCTTCGGTGCGAATACCTGCACCAGAACAAAGGCTTTGCAAATACTGAGGACAATACCTCGATTCGTTTTCACTTGGGTGTGAATTGCGGAACCTCAGTTTGCCAACTGGATAGAATAAGTTCTGCCAACAGCCTCACGGACATCCGTATTGATATTGAACAGTTTTGCCGAAGAATGTGCCGAGCGGTCAGAGCTTATTATGAAGCAGTACATACAGAGAAAGATTTCAACCTTTATAATACGCCTGTTCTGGATTTTATAAAGGCATCACAAGATGAGAAATCAAATGCTACGATTGCCATTATGTGCAGTGATTCAGCCTATGGGAACGGACTGAGGCTGGTACTTCAAAACTTATCCAAACATATCCTTGTATTTGAAACCCCGGAAGCTGCAAGAAAAGAACTTGGCAAGAAAAAGCCTATGCTTTGGATTGTTACAGAACCTCTGACAAAACAGCCAGATCAGCCATGGAGGGCAGATAAAAGAACACCCGTGATTCTTCTGTCCAATCAACCGGAATCGGAAATAGCGATTGAAAAGAATGCGGGGAAATTGACCGTCTTGCCCTTGCCTGTTCTACTGGAAACTCTCCGTAATGCAGTTAAGGCTTATCTTTTGACAAAGGAGGATAAGAACTAAGAATGATTATTATTATCTTTTCACTCATCCTGTTGCTTCTTGCTTATTTCCTCTATGTCCAAAAGAAAAAAGTGATATCACTTCAACAGCAGATTGGTGACCTGCAAAATAAAAATAGTATTCTTGAGAAACAAGAGCTTGCAGCTGAACAGCATAACGATTATCTTAGGCAGGAAGCAAACACGGTTCATTTATATGCTTCTCTCTCGCTGGAGGAGACAAGAAAAACATCCATAAAAGAAAAGCAGTCTCAAATCATCCGTTCCAGTGAACATATCCTCGAATTACTTAATAGCGAAAAAGTTTAGAGCGGCAGCAATGCCGCTCTTTTTATGTGATATCATCACCGAAATGTTATTTTAGATTGGCTATACTATGCTCAAACAAAGGAAAGGAGCTGGCAATATGGCAGTTATCAATATCAATAGAAATCAATTTGAAGAAATGGTGCATAGCGGAAAAACTGTTCTGGTGGAATTTTCAGCCCCTTGGTGCGTATATTGCCGCCGTCTGGCTCCGGCATTGGAAAGCGTGGCTGAGGAATATAAGGATACGCTGGTATTCACTGCGGTTAACATTGATGATGAGCCGGAATTGGCTGAGGCCGAAGCTATAGAAGTTGTCCCTACTCTGCTGATCTATCACAGCGAACAGGCTCTTGGCTCTATCGTCGCTCCGGAATCCAGGGCGCAGTTGGTGGCGTTCATTGAAGAAACTTTACAGCACCAGACGCAGGAAGCAACTACTGTGCAGCATATTTACGACATGATCGTGGTAGGAGGTGGTCCCGGCGGCTATACCGCAGCCCTTTATGCCGCCAGAGCAGGTATGAACACCGTGGTTTTAGAGAAGTTATCCGCTGGTGGGCAGATGGCTCTGACCGAGCAAATCGACAACTATCCCGGCTTCGAGGATGGTATCGACGGCTTCTCTCTGGGAGAAAAGATGAAGCGAGGAACGGAACGATTTGGAGTGGAAACCAAGCTGACTGAGGTGCTGTCCCTGGAACTGTCCGGTTCTATAAAGAAAGCGGTGACCAGCGAAGGCCCTATGTACGCAAAGACCATTGTGCTCGCTACCGGAGCTGGCCCCAGAGAGCTGGGTGTTGATGGTGAACAGGAGTTAATCGGCAAGGGTGTCCACTACTGCGCAGCCTGTGACGGAATGTTCTATCGGAACAAAACGGTTGTCATCGCAGGAGGTGGCAATACCGCTGCGGCGGATGCCCTTATCCTCTCCCGTATCTGCAAAAAAGTCATCGTCGTTCACCGGAGAGATACCTTAAAAGCAACAAAGATCTACCATGAGCCTTTGATGAAAACGGAAAATGTAGAATTCCTCTGGGACAGTGAGATCGTCACACTGCTCCATAACGAAAAGCTGACCGGTATCCAGACTCGGAATGTGAAAACCGGAGAGGAAAGCACGCTTGCTTGCGACGGTGTGTTTGTCAGCGTCGGAAGAAAACCTTCCACCGAATTGGTGAAAGATCAGATTACGATTGATCCGGCTGGATACATTATCGCAGATGAGAGTACCTGCACCAACATCCCCGGTGTATTCGCCGTTGGGGATGTCCGCACAAAGGCATTGCGGCAGGTCGTGACTGCTGTAGCCGATGGGGCAACCGCTGTTCACTATGCAGAGGAATATTTAGCAGGAGGAATACGAGATGAAAGAAAATATTAAAAAATGGCTGAAGCCAATTCTATTTACCGTAGGCGGCGCTCTGGTCGGCCTTGCATATTACTACTTTGTGGGATGCTCCACAGGAGCTTGTCCGCTGACTTCTAACCCGTTCATCACGATGGCCCATATGGGCTTTATCGGCTGGCTGTTGTCCGGTGTGTTCGGAAATGGGTGTAGCGGTTCATGCAATATGCAATAACTTTCCTGGAGGGAATCATCACCTTCATATCGCCCTGCCTGCTTCCTATGCTGCCCATCTATATCTCCTATTTTGCAGGCGGTGGGCAACACACCACAAAAAGACTTTGTTGGACGCATTGGGATTTGTTAGTGGATTTACCGTAATTTTTGTAGCAATGGGCGCAGAAACCCTGCAGCGAGGAATTGACATGATTATTTCCGACAGGCGATGATCAGCATATTATATCGAAGTAAAATATAAAAAAGCGGCCACGGTCTCACACTCCAAAACGGAATGGACCGTGGCTATTTGCTTTAACGGAAGTTCTTCTTTTGCTCTTTCTCTTGTTCTTTTTCCTGCTCTTTCTGCCTGTCGATATTCAGAATCGTTTCAACCGTCCGTTTGGCAATCAGTAATTCTTCTTTCTCTTTTCTTATCTGACGGTACTCAGCGTAGTCTTGCTTTTTCTGGACTGCCAGCTGATGAAATTCCTCATACAGAGATTGACTGGATGGAAGCTTTGTAATCTGCAATTCGTCAAAGGCTTGCTTCGCCGCTTTATGAATTGTGATTTCCTGACGGTGTTCCTCAAAGAACTTTTTGCTATATCCAGACTTGCGGTACTCGATATAGATTTGTCTTGTGTTGCGATAATTTTTGATGTGCTGCTGCAATGCCTGAACCTCAACCATTCGTTTTTCTGCGGTCTTGATGGAATCAGACAATTCATCGAA
Above is a window of Oscillospiraceae bacterium NTUH-002-81 DNA encoding:
- a CDS encoding DUF6132 family protein — translated: MKENIKKWLKPILFTVGGALVGLAYYYFVGCSTGACPLTSNPFITMAHMGFIGWLLSGVFGNGCSGSCNMQ
- the trxB gene encoding thioredoxin-disulfide reductase, with amino-acid sequence MIVVGGGPGGYTAALYAARAGMNTVVLEKLSAGGQMALTEQIDNYPGFEDGIDGFSLGEKMKRGTERFGVETKLTEVLSLELSGSIKKAVTSEGPMYAKTIVLATGAGPRELGVDGEQELIGKGVHYCAACDGMFYRNKTVVIAGGGNTAAADALILSRICKKVIVVHRRDTLKATKIYHEPLMKTENVEFLWDSEIVTLLHNEKLTGIQTRNVKTGEESTLACDGVFVSVGRKPSTELVKDQITIDPAGYIIADESTCTNIPGVFAVGDVRTKALRQVVTAVADGATAVHYAEEYLAGGIRDERKY
- a CDS encoding ferritin, producing MNEKVHALINQQINKEFYSAYLYLDFSNYFEEAGLDGFANWYKIQAQEERDHAMLFYQYLQNENQKVTLEAIDKPDLNAACHMDVLKAGLEHEKYVTSLINDIYSEAYEARDFRTMQFLDWFVKEQGEEETNANNLISKIELFGSDPKSLYMLNQELATRIYSAPSLVL
- a CDS encoding rubredoxin, translating into MKQYVCSICGYVHDEAVGDPDNGIAPGTKWEDLPEDFECPLCSVGKDQFSYE
- a CDS encoding desulfoferrodoxin family protein codes for the protein MNAKFYICRHCGNLVGMIHDAGVPMMCCGQKMEALEPNTVEASGEKHLPAVTVEDGAIHVNVGSVDHPMLPEHFIEWVYVQTENGGQRKVLKPGDEPHVTFFLGDDKAVAVYAYCNLHGLWKTEI
- a CDS encoding DUF134 domain-containing protein — protein: MPRPRKCRKVCCLPDNDGFVPVRGGEELTPIVLNVDEYEAIRLIDREGFSQEQCGEYMHIARTTVQQIYAAARKKLADTLVEGLPLRIEGGDFTLCSGNSAAYGCRNCYQQKIHPMHKKPKGDHIMRIAVTYENGEIFQHFGHTEQFKIYDVENGNIISSEIVDAGTSGHGALAGVLSALKVDALICGGIGGGAQIALSDAGIRLYGGVSGSADVAAEALVAGELDFNPNVRCDHHDHHGEGHSCGSHSCDHHSCG
- a CDS encoding Crp/Fnr family transcriptional regulator, with the protein product MDFSSYFPIWNKLTPTQQQILERNAVLRKVDKGTVIHNGTVECTGLLLVRSGQLRAYILSDEGREISLYRLFDRDMCLFSASCIMRSIQFEITIEAEKDTELWVIPSEIYKSIMEESAPVANYTNELMASRFSDVMWLMEQIMWKSLDKRVAAFLLEESTIENTSELKITHEIIANHLGSHREVITRMLRYFQSEGMVKLSRGTVTITDEEKLRGLSE